The Oncorhynchus gorbuscha isolate QuinsamMale2020 ecotype Even-year unplaced genomic scaffold, OgorEven_v1.0 Un_scaffold_1315, whole genome shotgun sequence genome contains a region encoding:
- the LOC124022283 gene encoding uncharacterized protein LOC124022283 — protein MAALKGRVGRLEKEMSLMKSKCASCSKAPCHNDCSANGKCEKGKCVCLPGFLGLDCSKCTAGADCSKKGTKDKIQITVETVALKASPESSAITESLQGKKTKADQILFQKKTEQKKPTAAKEDGDIKSKTKGTTSVKAGLTKTQAKQGVTVTKTKTTHSNATKTGLGQPTVGQVLLKHHGGRKQESKGKTTVIKKLSKPDLKLKGTVKEESGGKANAEAGNLQDQPQDNVTQSTVKTFVNKTRSGKETLEQSTLAEKNVTLTSGKKTVKNVKLVQGTMNVTKVSLAFDITKAGTGKITLTKDIKTEADISSGTSKTTVKTGSGKGKPVPRKSQYVVNMTTVETTSEVKVFSNKTATIQSSKNTTRKAGTGVGRGLGSVKVQNITTYGFTLTWSAPTAMFKNFTVSRRVHRAEGEEEEEEEAEEGAALREEDRVAGVVNSTIEIRKQSPNGTVAFPTKAPGSSRGKAHTKRVSVVLPDSVRSVEFSNLRPQTRYSLHICGTTPGSRSKIHRVTTMT, from the exons ATGGCAGCACTGAAAGGACGTGTTGGCAGGCTGGAGAAAGAGATGTCCCTCATGAAGAGTAAAT GTGCTTCCTGCTCCAAAGCCCCATGTCACAATGACTGCAGTGCGAATGGGAAATGTGAGAAGGGAAAGTGTGTCTGCCTCCCAGGGTTCCTTGGTCTAGACTGCAGTAAATGTACAGCTGGAGCTGACTGCAGTAAAA AAGGTACCAAAGACAAAATCCAGATAACGGTGGAGACGGTGGCGTTGAAGGCATCACCTGAGAGCAGTGCTATCACAGAGAGTCTGCAGGGGAAGAAGACCAAAGCAGACCAAATCCTCTTCCAGAAGAAAACAGAGCAAAAGAAACCTACAGCCGCCAAAGAGGATGGTGACATCAAAAGCAAAACGAAAGGGACCACAAGTGTAAAAGCAGGGCTCACCAAGACACAAGCCAAACAAGGGGTTACTGTCACTAAAACCAAAACCACCCATTCCAATGCTACCAAGACTGGACTGGGCCAACCAACCGTCGGACAGGTTCTGTTGAAACACCATGGAGGAAGAAAGCAAGAGAGCAAAGGCAAAACGACAGTTATAAAGAAGCTGTCTAAACCTGACCTGAAGTTGAAAGGAACAGTGAAGGAGGAATCTGGAGGTAAAGCCAATGCTGAAGCTGGCAACCTCCAAGACCAGCCTCAAGACAATGTCACCCAAAGCACTGTGAAGACGTTTGTGAACAAAACCCGGTCAGGAAAAGAGACTCTGGAGCAGTCGACGTTGGCTGAGAAGAATGTGACTCTAACATCTGGAAAGAAAACAGTCAAAAATGTGAAATTAGTTCAGGGGACTATGAACGTTACAAAGGTGTCATTGGCTTTTGATATCACTAAGGCTGGGACGGGCAAGATCACCCTTACAAAGGACATTAAGACAGAGGCAGACATCTCCTCAGGCACATCTAAAACTACTGTGAAGACAGGGTCAGGCAAAGGGAAGCCAGTCCCACGGAAGAGTCAGTATGTTGTGAACATGACCACTGTGGAGACCACCTCTGAAGTCAAAGTCTTCAGCAACAAGACAGCAACTATCCAGTCTTCCAAAAACACCACCAGGAAAGCAGGAACAGGAGTGGGCCGTGGACTTGGCTCTGTGAAGGTTCAGAACATCACCACGTACGGCTTCACCCTCACATGGTCGGCCCCAACAGCCATGTTTAAGAACTTCACTGTGTCCAGAAGAGTGCACAGGGCAgagggtgaggaagaggaggaggaagaggcggaGGAGGGAGCTGCTctcagggaagaggacagagtagcTGGAGTCGTAAACTCCACCATTGAGATCCGAAAACAGAGCCCTAATGGAACCGTGGCTTTCCCCACTAAAGCTCCCGGTAGCTCCAGAGGTAAAGCTCACACAAAGAGGGTGTCCGTTGTTCTCCCCGACAGCGTTCGCTCTGTGGAGTTCAGTAACCTGCGACCTCAGACCCGATACTCCCTGCACATATGTGGCACCACTCCCGGATCCCGCTCCAAGATTCACAGAGTAACCACCATGACAG